The following proteins are co-located in the Geovibrio ferrireducens genome:
- a CDS encoding site-2 protease family protein: MDFNIAEYIRFMSLAIVPFFFAITVHELSHGAAAYMLGDDTAKKLGRLTLNPFAHIDIMGLLFLLITQLFGWAKPVPVNFSRIRHNKYGMAIVAAAGPVSNIAVALASALLLQAILFIPIHADTMLARVAMPVAIMLKLSVQINVALAVFNLIPILPLDGGRILTNFLPFEKAYKFSQTERYGFIIIILLFLTGIFDRTVLPVIRYLTAFLL, from the coding sequence ATGGATTTCAATATTGCAGAATATATAAGATTTATGTCTCTGGCCATTGTGCCGTTCTTTTTTGCCATCACTGTGCATGAGCTTTCTCACGGTGCGGCTGCGTACATGCTGGGGGATGACACTGCAAAAAAACTCGGCCGCCTGACCCTTAACCCCTTTGCCCATATAGACATCATGGGGCTACTGTTCCTGCTGATTACACAGCTTTTCGGCTGGGCAAAGCCTGTTCCGGTAAACTTTTCCCGCATAAGGCACAATAAATACGGGATGGCGATTGTGGCCGCCGCCGGGCCTGTTTCAAACATAGCCGTGGCTCTGGCTTCGGCTCTTCTGCTTCAGGCTATACTCTTCATCCCCATACATGCAGACACTATGCTGGCAAGGGTTGCTATGCCTGTCGCCATAATGCTGAAACTCTCCGTGCAGATAAATGTGGCACTTGCCGTGTTTAACCTTATCCCTATTCTTCCCCTTGACGGCGGGCGGATACTCACCAACTTTCTTCCGTTTGAGAAGGCCTATAAATTCTCCCAGACGGAGCGCTACGGCTTTATCATCATTATCCTGCTGTTTCTCACGGGCATTTTTGACAGGACAGTTCTCCCCGTGATCCGCTATCTCACGGCATTTCTCCTTTAA
- the trpS gene encoding tryptophan--tRNA ligase has protein sequence MKRVLSGMRPTGKLHIGHYFGALKNWVKLQDEHECFYFVADWHALTTNYEDPENIIENRRDLVLDWLASGVDPEKATLFVQSKNLYHAELFLLLSMITPVSWLERCPTYKEMKQEVTDKDLSNLGFLGYPVLMSSDIIIYGANYVPVGIDQLPHLEIAREIVRRFQFLYNAEVFVEPEGLLTEIPKLPGLDGRKMSKSYGNAIMLSEDLDEVEQKLKRMKTDTRRQRRTDVGDPEVCPVFDYHKVFSTEEERAYITTECKRAGIGCMDCKMILIRHMRAFLEPIQERRRRFETEIKDMDGFLESSQKRANEEAGKLMEKVREAIKI, from the coding sequence ATGAAAAGAGTTTTAAGCGGAATGCGCCCCACGGGCAAACTCCATATAGGACATTACTTCGGCGCCCTCAAAAACTGGGTGAAGCTGCAGGACGAGCACGAATGCTTTTACTTCGTGGCGGACTGGCACGCTCTCACAACCAATTATGAAGACCCCGAAAACATTATAGAAAACAGACGCGACCTTGTGCTTGACTGGCTGGCCTCAGGCGTTGATCCTGAAAAGGCCACTCTGTTTGTTCAGTCCAAAAACCTCTACCATGCGGAGCTTTTCCTTCTGCTCTCCATGATTACACCTGTGAGCTGGCTGGAAAGATGCCCGACCTACAAGGAAATGAAACAGGAAGTTACTGATAAAGACCTGTCAAACCTTGGCTTTCTCGGTTATCCGGTGCTTATGAGCTCAGATATAATAATATACGGCGCAAACTATGTGCCTGTGGGCATAGACCAGCTTCCCCACCTTGAGATAGCCCGTGAGATAGTGCGCCGCTTCCAGTTCCTTTACAATGCTGAGGTGTTTGTGGAACCCGAAGGACTTCTGACGGAGATTCCCAAACTTCCGGGGCTTGACGGCCGCAAGATGAGCAAAAGCTACGGCAACGCCATCATGCTTTCCGAAGACCTTGATGAAGTGGAGCAGAAGCTCAAGCGCATGAAGACAGATACCCGCCGCCAGCGCAGAACCGATGTGGGTGATCCGGAAGTCTGTCCCGTTTTTGACTATCACAAGGTTTTCTCCACGGAAGAGGAGAGGGCGTACATCACAACCGAGTGCAAAAGAGCTGGCATAGGCTGTATGGACTGCAAAATGATCCTGATCAGGCACATGAGAGCCTTCCTTGAACCTATTCAGGAGCGCAGACGCAGGTTTGAGACAGAGATAAAGGATATGGACGGGTTCCTTGAAAGTTCGCAGAAAAGAGCGAACGAAGAGGCGGGAAAACTTATGGAAAAGGTGCGTGAAGCCATTAAAATATGA
- a CDS encoding segregation and condensation protein A, producing MNSELLDVSLENFEGPLDLLIHLIYKNELNIYDIPIAIITESFISAVKKMEQLDIEVASDFINMASYLVYLKSRMLLPRDTFFEEELDPEEEKYLFTQKLVEYSFYKDISLFLRKSEEESSKFLMRTDTVFIAKEQADTEDPFLLADSFFDLTTKERKTKMVVEKNIVDFKEVVARLKSLVTRKIRMFWSDIVRSCGSRKEVAVSLLAVLDLLKNKVANASQSENFGEILIEKSEEEDG from the coding sequence ATGAACAGCGAACTTCTTGATGTTTCACTGGAAAACTTTGAGGGACCGCTGGATCTCCTGATCCACCTCATATATAAGAACGAGCTTAATATTTACGACATTCCCATAGCGATCATTACCGAAAGCTTCATTTCAGCAGTGAAAAAGATGGAGCAGCTTGATATAGAAGTCGCCTCGGATTTCATAAACATGGCGTCATACCTTGTGTATCTCAAGTCCAGAATGCTCCTTCCCAGAGACACCTTCTTTGAGGAGGAACTTGACCCGGAAGAGGAAAAATACCTCTTCACGCAAAAGCTTGTGGAATACTCCTTTTACAAGGATATTTCGCTTTTTCTCAGGAAGAGTGAGGAGGAATCCTCCAAGTTTCTCATGCGCACCGACACAGTGTTCATCGCCAAGGAACAGGCAGACACGGAAGACCCGTTTCTGCTGGCGGATTCGTTCTTTGATCTCACCACCAAGGAAAGAAAGACAAAGATGGTGGTTGAGAAAAACATTGTGGATTTCAAAGAGGTTGTGGCAAGGCTGAAAAGCCTTGTGACAAGGAAAATCCGCATGTTCTGGAGCGATATAGTCCGCTCATGCGGGAGCAGGAAAGAGGTTGCCGTCTCACTTCTGGCGGTTCTTGATCTGCTTAAAAATAAGGTGGCAAATGCCTCCCAGAGTGAAAACTTCGGCGAAATTCTCATAGAGAAATCAGAGGAAGAGGATGGATAA
- a CDS encoding YggT family protein, whose translation MIIIIGFAIKFIVCVILLHAAMTSQELHFNPLGKLVASVTNPVYMNMLKMTKKRTDTLAPVFVAALAVAYGIAVSFLGGTGLIRGFFYAFDDVLRFILLFYIIAVLVGSTTNRFGSTTYSTFFYRIALPWVKLTRTFINLPGNAVILPALIVLFALFIAVDTLFHIGFYMTTAGAVHIVPAVKGAAAGGIRVLMDLLGLFTWLIIIRALMSWVSPDPRNPVVQFVIAMTEPVMEPFRKIIPPLGFIDISPIILLIVIYFARTMLGSLIGLL comes from the coding sequence ATGATTATTATAATTGGTTTTGCTATAAAATTTATAGTATGCGTGATTCTGCTCCATGCAGCCATGACCTCGCAGGAGCTCCACTTTAACCCGCTGGGCAAGCTGGTCGCTTCCGTGACCAACCCGGTATATATGAATATGCTTAAGATGACCAAAAAGCGCACAGACACACTTGCGCCTGTTTTTGTGGCGGCTCTGGCTGTTGCATACGGCATTGCCGTCTCTTTTCTGGGCGGAACCGGGCTCATCCGTGGATTTTTCTATGCTTTTGACGATGTTCTGCGCTTTATCCTGCTTTTTTATATTATAGCCGTCCTGGTGGGGAGTACAACAAACCGCTTCGGTTCAACCACTTATTCCACATTCTTCTACCGCATAGCTCTTCCTTGGGTGAAGCTGACGAGAACTTTTATAAACCTGCCCGGAAATGCTGTGATTTTGCCGGCACTGATTGTGCTGTTTGCTCTTTTTATTGCGGTGGACACTCTGTTTCACATCGGCTTTTATATGACCACAGCAGGAGCAGTGCACATAGTGCCCGCTGTTAAAGGAGCCGCCGCCGGAGGCATAAGGGTTCTTATGGATCTTCTGGGTCTTTTCACATGGCTCATCATAATCCGCGCGCTTATGTCATGGGTGAGCCCCGATCCGAGAAACCCTGTGGTTCAGTTTGTAATCGCCATGACAGAGCCTGTTATGGAGCCTTTCAGGAAGATAATTCCGCCTCTGGGCTTCATTGATATAAGCCCCATAATACTGCTTATAGTTATATATTTTGCACGGACAATGCTGGGAAGTCTTATAGGTTTGCTGTAG
- a CDS encoding Bax inhibitor-1/YccA family protein: MRTSNPMLTDKAFEKAAAAARGERVAASSATYSRGESGASLGTAAARFDGEMTIRGTVNKTFILTAILLIAGYIPWNMAVSGNVQYLYPLMIGGIIGGLIVAIVTTFKKEYSAITAPLYAALQGLAVGGISIMFEMRYPGIVLQAVMLTVAVLVALLLAYSSGYIKATENFKLGVVAATGGIMILYLASFILGFFGIQMSFMHDSSPLSIGISIVVVIIAALNLVLDFDFIENGAEMGAPKYMEWYAAFGLMVTLIWLYIEILRLLAKLQDRK; this comes from the coding sequence ATGAGAACATCAAACCCTATGCTTACGGACAAAGCATTTGAGAAAGCGGCCGCGGCCGCCAGAGGGGAAAGGGTGGCCGCATCCAGCGCCACATATTCCAGAGGGGAGAGCGGAGCCTCCCTTGGAACAGCCGCTGCCAGATTCGACGGCGAGATGACAATAAGAGGGACGGTTAACAAAACCTTCATCCTCACTGCCATCCTGCTTATAGCAGGCTATATTCCATGGAACATGGCTGTCAGCGGAAATGTGCAGTACCTTTATCCGCTTATGATCGGCGGTATTATAGGCGGGCTCATAGTGGCAATTGTCACAACATTCAAAAAAGAATACTCCGCAATAACCGCCCCCCTTTACGCTGCCCTTCAGGGGCTTGCTGTGGGCGGCATATCCATCATGTTTGAAATGCGCTACCCCGGCATAGTTCTTCAGGCGGTTATGCTTACTGTCGCTGTGCTTGTGGCTCTGCTTCTTGCTTATTCAAGCGGCTACATCAAAGCCACCGAGAACTTCAAGCTCGGTGTTGTGGCGGCTACGGGCGGAATAATGATTCTGTATCTGGCAAGCTTCATTCTCGGTTTTTTCGGCATACAGATGAGCTTTATGCACGATTCCAGCCCGCTCAGCATAGGCATAAGCATTGTGGTGGTTATTATCGCCGCGCTTAATCTTGTGCTCGATTTCGACTTTATAGAAAACGGTGCTGAAATGGGCGCTCCTAAATACATGGAATGGTATGCCGCGTTCGGCCTGATGGTAACGCTTATCTGGCTGTATATCGAAATACTTAGGCTCCTTGCTAAGCTTCAGGACAGGAAGTAA
- a CDS encoding PIN/TRAM domain-containing protein gives MWLFRFLYSVMIFLVFVLMHESLGIDIYYAVTYAVVLIFSIYFIESLFSDFKSYKFLAGAVGGIVFSLIAYLLATIFDSLVTNEAVKLGIYFFMLYLGIILGMKVHWVFELLFSKILSSKQKTVKYAAQQKVLDTSTLIDGRIADIVDTELMEGALVIPTFVLKELQNIADSHDHLRRQKGRRGLNVLKKLQEQTKIPVEINQMDFTDLGTVDEKLVALAKKLKSYIITTDFNLLKVAEIQNIKAINLNNLAMAMRQNILPGEDLSITIVKEGKEHGQGVGYLDDGTMVVLENGRKMMGETVKVNVTSLLQTESGRIIFTKVRS, from the coding sequence ATGTGGCTTTTCAGGTTTTTATACTCAGTAATGATTTTTCTTGTATTTGTCCTGATGCACGAGTCTCTCGGCATCGACATTTACTACGCCGTGACATATGCGGTTGTGCTCATTTTTTCCATTTACTTTATCGAGAGCCTTTTCTCGGACTTCAAGAGCTATAAGTTTCTCGCCGGAGCGGTGGGCGGAATTGTTTTCTCTCTCATCGCTTATCTTCTGGCGACGATTTTTGACTCTCTGGTTACAAACGAGGCGGTTAAGCTCGGCATCTATTTCTTCATGCTTTATCTTGGCATAATACTCGGAATGAAGGTTCACTGGGTGTTTGAGCTATTATTCTCCAAAATATTGAGCTCAAAACAGAAGACAGTGAAGTACGCTGCCCAGCAGAAGGTTCTGGACACATCCACGCTCATAGACGGCCGCATTGCGGACATTGTTGATACGGAGCTGATGGAGGGTGCGCTGGTTATTCCCACATTTGTGCTTAAGGAGCTCCAGAATATAGCAGATTCCCACGATCACCTTCGCAGGCAGAAGGGGCGCAGGGGGCTTAATGTTCTCAAGAAGCTTCAGGAACAGACTAAGATTCCCGTTGAGATAAACCAGATGGACTTTACAGATCTGGGCACTGTGGATGAAAAGCTTGTGGCATTGGCGAAGAAGCTTAAATCATACATCATCACCACTGATTTCAACCTGCTTAAAGTGGCGGAGATACAGAATATAAAGGCAATCAACCTTAACAACCTCGCCATGGCCATGCGCCAGAACATCCTCCCCGGCGAAGACCTCTCAATCACAATAGTGAAGGAGGGTAAGGAACATGGGCAGGGTGTGGGCTATCTGGATGACGGTACAATGGTTGTGCTTGAAAACGGCCGCAAAATGATGGGCGAGACAGTGAAGGTAAACGTTACAAGCCTTCTCCAGACAGAATCCGGACGTATAATATTCACCAAGGTGCGTTCTTGA
- a CDS encoding MFS transporter, with product MYFFLFLLTVASIVGLQTWQTLFNNFAVEQAGINGYQMGVIQSVREIPGFLALLVIYVIRFIPEHKVGALSIIFLGVGVGLTGFMPTYYGLIFTTLVMSFGFHYYETVNQSLTLQYFTKQETPLVLSRFRSISAACSIVVGLIVMGMLKVFDYKTIYLIVGVFLTAGGVYCLFIDPTKKNMPVQRKNMFLRKKYWLYYVLTFLAGARRQIFVAFSVFLMVEKFGFSAFAIAVLFVVNNAVNYFLNPMIGKAINKFGERGVLSLEYVSLIGVFLAYAYVDNKWIIAAMYIIDHIFYNFSVAIRTFFQKIGDSEDIAPTMAVGFTINHIAAVVIPLTGGLLWMLNYRIPFVAGAVLAFVSLVFTQLIDREMKLSGQD from the coding sequence ATGTATTTCTTTCTGTTTCTTCTTACCGTTGCATCCATAGTCGGCCTCCAGACATGGCAGACACTTTTCAACAACTTTGCGGTGGAACAGGCGGGCATAAACGGCTACCAGATGGGGGTTATTCAGTCTGTCAGGGAGATTCCCGGCTTCCTTGCGCTTCTTGTTATCTATGTAATAAGGTTCATTCCGGAGCATAAAGTCGGCGCACTTTCCATTATTTTTCTGGGTGTCGGTGTCGGTCTCACCGGGTTTATGCCCACTTACTACGGGCTGATATTCACCACCCTTGTCATGTCCTTCGGTTTTCACTATTACGAAACAGTGAACCAGTCACTCACCCTGCAGTATTTCACCAAGCAGGAAACGCCCCTTGTGCTCAGCAGGTTCAGGAGCATTTCCGCCGCATGCAGTATAGTTGTCGGTCTTATTGTGATGGGCATGCTCAAGGTGTTCGATTATAAGACAATCTACCTTATCGTGGGCGTTTTTCTTACTGCGGGCGGTGTTTACTGCCTTTTCATAGACCCGACCAAGAAAAATATGCCTGTTCAGCGCAAGAACATGTTCCTGCGGAAAAAATACTGGCTGTATTATGTGCTTACATTCCTTGCCGGAGCAAGAAGACAGATTTTCGTGGCGTTTTCCGTGTTTCTCATGGTGGAGAAGTTCGGTTTCTCCGCTTTTGCCATTGCTGTGCTTTTTGTGGTGAACAACGCAGTGAATTATTTTCTTAACCCTATGATAGGCAAGGCAATAAACAAGTTCGGGGAAAGGGGTGTTCTCTCTCTGGAATATGTGAGCCTGATAGGCGTTTTCCTTGCTTATGCTTATGTGGACAATAAATGGATAATAGCGGCTATGTATATAATAGATCATATTTTCTATAACTTTTCAGTCGCCATAAGAACCTTCTTCCAGAAGATAGGCGATTCGGAGGACATAGCGCCCACAATGGCGGTGGGATTCACCATTAACCATATAGCGGCTGTTGTGATACCCCTTACCGGCGGGCTTTTATGGATGCTGAACTACCGCATTCCTTTTGTGGCGGGTGCTGTTCTGGCGTTTGTATCCCTTGTGTTTACGCAGCTTATCGACAGGGAAATGAAACTGAGCGGGCAGGATTGA
- a CDS encoding carcinine hydrolase/isopenicillin-N N-acyltransferase family protein, whose translation MKVIYAKGTQEEIATAIYGQIAHRETLDYFMDFPRKVLGGIVGNNLLGNMGLFALKKLTAVISSKYNKNDLVFWKTYSELLGLDYSVVSKSLSYPDMLLYLVGKSGYFISGMPQIFLGCSSLAVKKGEGIIHGRNLDFYGGKYWTRDHALIVIKPKNKIGSITLSADGLLLPGLTSINEEGLAVSLHVLFTREVSLGGEPVLGIVSDIMATCRSIADVRELLERKKTAGGWGILITDGKTGECSVFEMNSKGMSEFKVTENKFSYANMAHTPDKRSDEFVPAYIWVQNNFYRKKRMDDMLNSMWFGVDHIKMFKILGDFYDVGMKRDLYAGCTVANSNTISSASFSFADDRVAVADGTTPSTAGNIYDYSISDLFAGKTEPLRVIKPDTPHSEVMETYTLSGCDHSETHNYEELVSIMSGLKNMKQDEYAFPLFLSVSYAKLGEYAKALEFADETLAQKLDHYREGTVLMMRAMLMDISGRRGEAMKEYEHILKEYRYPCLTRKSLKYYSAPCGQRDIDKIELNWFMSFVLLL comes from the coding sequence ATGAAAGTTATATACGCCAAAGGCACTCAGGAAGAGATAGCAACCGCTATTTACGGGCAGATTGCCCACAGGGAGACACTGGACTACTTCATGGACTTTCCCCGCAAGGTTCTCGGCGGCATAGTCGGGAACAACCTTCTGGGGAATATGGGGCTTTTCGCCCTGAAAAAGCTTACGGCTGTCATTTCATCCAAGTATAACAAAAATGACCTTGTCTTCTGGAAAACATATTCGGAGCTTCTGGGGCTTGACTATTCTGTTGTGTCCAAAAGTCTTTCCTACCCCGACATGCTTCTTTACCTCGTGGGCAAGTCCGGTTACTTCATCAGCGGTATGCCGCAGATATTCCTCGGCTGCTCAAGCCTTGCCGTGAAAAAGGGCGAGGGCATCATCCACGGCAGAAATCTGGACTTTTACGGCGGAAAATACTGGACGAGGGATCACGCCCTCATAGTTATCAAACCTAAGAATAAAATAGGTTCGATAACCCTCAGTGCGGACGGACTTCTGCTCCCCGGACTGACAAGCATAAATGAGGAGGGGCTTGCCGTCTCCCTGCATGTTCTTTTCACAAGGGAGGTTTCCCTCGGCGGAGAACCTGTTCTCGGCATAGTGTCAGACATTATGGCGACATGCAGAAGCATTGCGGATGTCCGTGAGCTTCTGGAGCGTAAGAAAACCGCCGGCGGATGGGGAATCCTCATCACTGACGGCAAGACTGGCGAATGCTCTGTTTTTGAGATGAACAGCAAGGGCATGAGCGAGTTTAAGGTCACTGAGAACAAGTTCAGCTACGCAAACATGGCTCATACGCCGGATAAACGGTCGGATGAGTTCGTACCCGCTTACATCTGGGTGCAGAACAACTTCTACCGCAAAAAGAGAATGGACGACATGCTCAATTCCATGTGGTTCGGCGTTGATCATATAAAAATGTTCAAAATCCTCGGCGATTTTTATGATGTGGGGATGAAAAGGGATCTTTACGCCGGATGCACGGTTGCAAACAGCAACACCATTTCCAGCGCAAGTTTCAGCTTTGCTGATGACAGAGTTGCAGTTGCGGACGGAACCACACCCTCCACGGCGGGTAACATTTACGATTACTCAATCTCAGACCTTTTTGCGGGTAAAACCGAGCCTCTGCGGGTGATAAAGCCGGATACACCGCACTCGGAAGTTATGGAAACATATACCCTCTCCGGCTGTGACCATTCCGAAACCCATAATTATGAAGAGCTTGTGAGCATTATGTCCGGTCTTAAAAATATGAAACAGGATGAATACGCCTTTCCGCTGTTCCTCTCTGTTTCATACGCCAAGCTGGGGGAATATGCCAAGGCGCTGGAATTTGCGGATGAAACCCTCGCTCAGAAGCTTGACCACTACAGGGAAGGGACTGTGCTGATGATGCGTGCCATGCTGATGGATATTTCCGGCAGGAGAGGGGAGGCTATGAAGGAGTATGAGCACATCCTCAAAGAGTACCGCTACCCGTGCCTTACCAGAAAATCGCTGAAATATTACTCCGCCCCCTGCGGACAGCGCGATATAGATAAGATAGAGCTTAACTGGTTTATGTCCTTTGTGCTGCTTCTGTGA
- a CDS encoding YggS family pyridoxal phosphate-dependent enzyme — MFSERKEKIMREAAEALRRAGRTDSVTLLAVSKTFPAESIMDAYEQGQRLFGENKVQEALEKHEKLRDLEDLELHFIGHLQTNKVKYLKGNFSLIHSVDRVSLLNEMEKHFARENRVQDVLIQVNVADDPAKSGVDVAELPALLKAASKCRHIRVKGFTMMPPLVNEAEENRVHFARTRELMEEMKGKFASENIDLQILSMGMSDDFTVAVEEGSTLIRIGTALFGGRS; from the coding sequence TTGTTCAGCGAACGGAAAGAAAAAATAATGCGGGAAGCCGCCGAAGCTCTGAGAAGGGCAGGGCGGACAGACAGCGTGACTCTCCTTGCGGTGAGTAAAACTTTTCCCGCAGAAAGCATAATGGATGCATATGAACAGGGGCAGAGGCTCTTCGGTGAAAACAAGGTGCAGGAAGCGCTGGAAAAGCATGAAAAACTAAGAGATTTAGAGGATCTTGAACTGCATTTCATCGGACATTTGCAGACTAATAAGGTAAAATATCTTAAAGGCAATTTCAGCCTGATTCACTCTGTGGACAGGGTTTCGCTTCTTAATGAGATGGAGAAGCATTTCGCCCGTGAAAACAGGGTGCAGGATGTGCTGATTCAGGTTAACGTGGCAGATGATCCCGCCAAATCCGGCGTGGATGTCGCGGAACTGCCCGCACTGCTTAAAGCTGCCTCAAAATGCAGACACATAAGAGTAAAAGGCTTTACCATGATGCCCCCATTGGTTAACGAGGCAGAGGAGAACAGGGTTCACTTTGCCCGCACGAGGGAGCTTATGGAAGAGATGAAAGGAAAATTCGCATCGGAAAATATAGATCTGCAAATTCTCTCAATGGGAATGAGCGATGATTTCACTGTCGCGGTGGAGGAAGGCTCCACGCTGATCAGGATAGGAACAGCCCTTTTCGGCGGGCGCTCCTGA
- the scpB gene encoding SMC-Scp complex subunit ScpB: MDKTREKKIFYASLFLSGTPLEKKFFRAFFEPMNLENRLLEYAEEFNRLDTGLKIRMVSGGFQLVTESSLVEELRPHFGEKSDALGRASLETAAIIAYKQPVTRLEIDEIRGVNSSGTVKYLLDRNLIKVAGRKDVPGKPLLYVTTKQFLEYFGMNDLSEMPTFREWQELKQSGG; the protein is encoded by the coding sequence ATGGATAAAACAAGGGAAAAGAAGATTTTTTACGCCTCGCTTTTTCTCTCCGGCACTCCGCTGGAGAAAAAGTTCTTCCGCGCCTTTTTTGAGCCTATGAACCTCGAAAACAGGCTGCTGGAATACGCTGAGGAGTTCAACAGGCTGGACACCGGGCTTAAAATACGCATGGTATCAGGCGGATTTCAGCTTGTTACTGAGAGCTCGCTGGTTGAGGAGCTTCGCCCGCATTTCGGCGAAAAGTCCGATGCGCTGGGCAGGGCAAGCCTTGAAACAGCGGCAATAATAGCATACAAACAGCCTGTGACAAGGCTTGAAATAGATGAAATAAGGGGCGTGAACTCCTCCGGCACTGTGAAATACCTCCTCGACCGCAACCTGATCAAGGTTGCAGGCAGGAAGGATGTTCCGGGCAAGCCGCTTCTTTATGTCACCACCAAGCAGTTTCTGGAGTATTTCGGCATGAACGACCTTTCAGAGATGCCCACCTTCCGTGAGTGGCAGGAACTCAAGCAGAGCGGCGGATGA
- the ispD gene encoding 2-C-methyl-D-erythritol 4-phosphate cytidylyltransferase yields the protein MSVTAVIPAAGVGKRFGGDVKKQFAEFDGRPVLYYSLKCLRDAFEFDEFLIGAGEDDFGTVKETADALGIKYRMIKGGDERWKTVLNCLLEVRSTHVLIHDAVRPFVPAEVTRETIKTAEKSGACICCVPVRETLKRITPDGIEGTVDRNRYVLSHTPQVFELRRLLAAVMDASRQKLNLTDESMAMEMAGHMVKYVQSTPENIKITYSSDIELVKSLMSKYHGNI from the coding sequence TTGAGCGTAACCGCTGTCATACCCGCAGCGGGCGTGGGAAAGCGCTTCGGCGGAGATGTTAAAAAGCAGTTTGCCGAGTTTGACGGCCGTCCGGTACTGTATTATTCGCTGAAATGCCTCCGGGATGCCTTTGAGTTTGATGAATTTCTCATCGGCGCAGGTGAGGATGACTTCGGCACAGTGAAGGAGACTGCGGATGCTCTGGGCATAAAATACCGCATGATAAAAGGGGGGGATGAACGCTGGAAAACTGTGCTGAACTGCCTTCTGGAAGTGCGGAGCACTCACGTGCTGATACACGATGCGGTGCGTCCGTTTGTTCCGGCGGAGGTCACAAGGGAAACTATAAAAACTGCCGAAAAGTCAGGCGCATGCATATGCTGTGTTCCTGTGCGGGAAACTCTGAAAAGAATAACTCCGGACGGAATAGAAGGCACTGTGGACAGAAACAGATATGTCCTCAGCCACACCCCGCAGGTGTTTGAGCTTCGCAGGCTTCTTGCCGCCGTTATGGATGCATCAAGGCAGAAGCTGAACCTTACGGACGAGTCTATGGCAATGGAGATGGCGGGGCATATGGTTAAATATGTGCAGTCCACTCCGGAAAATATAAAGATCACCTATTCATCCGACATTGAACTGGTGAAGAGTCTGATGAGCAAATATCACGGTAATATATGA
- a CDS encoding polyphenol oxidase family protein: MLVAKNGAEYICAVDDKDILQITSTNRGGYSEGEYASFNAALHVGDDCFKVLKNLEKLKTAWGINRLVTLTQVHGDVIREVTAENIADVMFSEGDGLFTRERGIALGILTADCWNVHLIGRECLASLHCGWKSFAAGITVKALDMFEKAGDKVIKAVVGPGISTANFEVGSEVADIFRSAGHGAGVENICGKTCFSIGGSIEKVLKNAGVPEVVMVNDCTYASDYLFSYRRDSGRTGRMISVLMRK, from the coding sequence TTGCTTGTAGCAAAAAACGGTGCGGAATACATCTGCGCTGTTGATGATAAAGATATTTTACAGATAACCTCCACAAACAGAGGCGGGTACTCAGAAGGGGAATACGCCTCGTTCAATGCCGCTCTGCATGTGGGGGATGACTGTTTTAAAGTGCTGAAAAACCTTGAAAAGCTTAAAACAGCGTGGGGGATAAACAGACTTGTGACCCTCACTCAGGTTCACGGTGACGTGATCCGGGAAGTAACTGCGGAAAATATTGCTGATGTTATGTTTTCCGAAGGTGACGGACTCTTCACCCGTGAGCGGGGCATAGCACTGGGCATACTCACTGCTGACTGCTGGAACGTGCACCTGATCGGCCGTGAGTGCCTCGCCAGCCTGCACTGCGGCTGGAAAAGCTTTGCCGCAGGCATAACGGTAAAGGCGCTTGATATGTTTGAAAAAGCCGGTGACAAGGTTATTAAGGCTGTGGTCGGTCCCGGAATAAGCACTGCGAACTTTGAGGTGGGAAGCGAGGTTGCTGATATTTTCAGGTCGGCAGGACACGGGGCGGGTGTGGAAAACATCTGCGGAAAGACCTGCTTCTCCATCGGCGGAAGCATTGAAAAAGTGCTGAAAAACGCAGGTGTGCCCGAAGTTGTCATGGTTAACGACTGCACATATGCCTCTGATTATCTCTTCTCATACAGAAGAGACAGCGGCAGAACAGGAAGGATGATCTCCGTCCTGATGAGGAAATAA